In Phacochoerus africanus isolate WHEZ1 chromosome 14, ROS_Pafr_v1, whole genome shotgun sequence, one genomic interval encodes:
- the GJD3 gene encoding gap junction delta-3 protein encodes MGEWAFLGSLLDAVQLQSPLVGRLWLVVMLIFRILVLATVGGAVFEDEQEEFVCNTLQPGCRQTCYDRAFPISHYRFWLFHILLLSAPPVLFVIYSMHRASKEQGGADSEPGTPGRPGGRRARRCYLLSVALRLLAELAFLAGQALLYGFRVAPHFACTGPPCPHTVDCFVSRPTEKTVFVVFYFAVGLLSALLSVVELGHLLWKGHPRAGRFRQAAERDNLCNRAHEKAQQLLPPPSPALPALPARRSGRDPDPYPPPAYAHQSPASDSERGSVRSVVSLATVRQDLAI; translated from the coding sequence ATGGGGGAGTGGGCGTTCCTCGGCTCGCTGCTGGACGCCGTGCAGCTGCAGTCGCCGCTCGTGGGCCGCCTGTGGCTGGTGGTCATGCTGATTTTCCGCATCCTGGTGCTGGCCACGGTGGGCGGCGCCGTGTTCGAGGACGAGCAGGAGGAGTTCGTGTGCAACACGCTGCAGCCAGGCTGTCGCCAGACCTGCTACGACCGCGCCTTCCCCATCTCCCACTACCGCTTCTGGCTCTTCCACATCCTGCTGCTCTCGGCGCCCCCGGTGCTCTTCGTCATCTACTCCATGCACCGGGCCAGCAAGGAGCAGGGAGGCGCGGACAGTGAGCCGGGAACCCCGGGGCGCCCCGGGGGCCGCCGCGCGCGCCGCTGCTACCTGCTGAGCGTGGCGCTGCGCCTCCTGGCCGAGCTGGCCTTCCTGGCGGGCCAGGCGCTGCTCTACGGCTTCCGCGTGGCCCCGCACTTCGCGTGCACCGGCCCCCCGTGCCCGCACACGGTGGATTGCTTCGTGAGCCGGCCCACCGAGAAGACTGTCTTCGTGGTCTTCTACTTCGCGGTGGGGCTGCTCTCGGCGCTGCTCAGCGTGGTCGAGCTCGGGCACCTGCTCTGGAAGGGTCACCCGCGCGCCGGCCGCTTTCGCCAGGCGGCAGAGCGCGACAATCTCTGCAACCGCGCGCATGAGAAGGCTCAGCAGCTGCTCCCGCCGCCGTCGCCCGCCCTGCCCGCCCTGCCGGCCCGGCGCTCGGGCCGGGATCCAGACCCATACCCGCCGCCTGCCTATGCGCACCAGTCGCCGGCCAGCGACAGCGAGAGGGGCAGCGTCCGCAGCGTGGTGTCGCTGGCCACTGTCCGCCAGGACCTAGCCATCTAG
- the RARA gene encoding retinoic acid receptor alpha isoform X3: protein MAQTTVAIETQSSSSEEIVPSPPSPPPLPRIYKPCFVCQDKSSGYHYGVSACEGCKGFFRRSIQKNMVYTCHRDKNCIINKVTRNRCQYCRLQKCFEVGMSKESVRNDRNKKKKEAPKPECSESYTLTPEVGELIEKVRKAHQETFPALCQLGKYTTNNSSEQRVSLDIDLWDKFSELSTKCIIKTVEFAKQLPGFTTLTIADQITLLKAACLDILILRICTRYTPEQDTMTFSDGLTLNRTQMHNAGFGPLTDLVFAFANQLLPLEMDDAETGLLSAICLICGDRQDLEQPDRVDMLQEPLLEALKVYVRKRRPSRPHMFPKMLMKITDLRSISAKGAERVITLKMEIPGSMPPLIQEMLENSEGLDTLSGQAGGGGRDGGGLAPPPGSCSPSLSPSSNRSSPATHSP, encoded by the exons ccATTGAGACCCAGAGCAGCAGTTCCGAAGAGATAGTGCCCAGCCCTCCCTcgccgccccccctcccccgcatcTACAAGCCTTGCTTTGTCTGTCAAGACAAATCCTCAGGCTACCACTATGGGGTCAGCGCCTGTGAGGGCTGCAAG GGCTTCTTCCGCCGAAGCATCCAGAAGAACATGGTGTACACGTGTCACCGGGACAAGAACTGCATCATCAACAAGGTGACCCGGAACCGCTGCCAGTACTGCCGGCTGCAGAAGTGCTTTGAAGTGGGCATGTCCAAGGAGT CCGTGAGGAACGACCGgaacaagaagaagaaggaggcgCCCAAGCCCGAGTGCTCCGAGAGCTACACGCTGACGCCGGAGGTGGGGGAGCTCATCGAGAAGGTGCGCAAAGCGCATCAGGAGACCTTCCCCGCCCTCTGCCAGCTGGGCAAATACACTACG AACAACAGCTCCGAGCAGCGCGTCTCTCTGGACATTGACCTCTGGGACAAGTTCAGTGAACTCTCCACCAAGTGCATCATTAAGACGGTGGAGTTCGCCAAGCAGCTGCCCGGCTTCACCACCCTCACCATCGCCGACCAGATCACCCTCCTCAAGGCTGCCTGCCTGGACATCCTG ATCCTGCGGATCTGCACGCGGTACACGCCTGAGCAGGACACAATGACCTTCTCAGACGGACTGACCTTGAACCGGACCCAGATGCACAACGCCGGCTTTGGGCCTCTCACGGACCTGGTCTTCGCCTTCGCCAACCAGCTGCTGCCCCTGGAGATGGATGATGCTGAGACTGGGCTGCTCAGTGCCATCTGCCTCATCTGTGGAG ACCGGCAGGACCTGGAGCAGCCAGACAGGGTGGACATGCTGCAGGAGCCACTGCTTGAGGCACTGAAGGTCTATGTGCGGAAACGGAGGCCCAGCCGCCCACACATGTTCCCCAAGATGCTGATGAAGATCACAGACCTGCGAAGCATCAGTGCTAAGG GGGCCGAGCGCGTGATCACGCTGAAGATGGAGATCCCGGGCTCCATGCCACCTCTCATCCAGGAAATGCTGGAGAACTCAGAGGGCCTGGACACTCTGAGCGGacaagcggggggcggggggcgggacgGGGGTGGCCTGGCCCCGccgcccggcagctgcagccccagcctcagccccagctCGAACAGAAGCAGCCCGGCCACCCACTCCCCGTGA